The following coding sequences lie in one Euhalothece natronophila Z-M001 genomic window:
- the pap gene encoding polyphosphate:AMP phosphotransferase — MLENLDLSLSLKKDDYKEQMNDLMYELRSLHQQCWNKNLTLIIVLEGWAAAGKGKMVKKLATCMDPRGFILHPVVAPTPYEQQYPFLWRFWQGLPAKGNVATFYHSWYTHVLEDRLLNKVQPKAVPSRIQAINSFERQLAQDGIGIAKFWVHLSQEELQKRLKKYAQDPLDSWRVRQEDWQQHKYYEEYSTLAEEMLTQTSTGIVPWTLIPGDNKRWARVQLLSHVASRLRELLERPSKNISPVTSLDNPPPEIGGFNALSQVDLSQSLSKKSYKKQLKQQQIKLRKLQRSIYEQNVPVLAMFEGWDAAGKGGAIKRLTDVLDPRSYQVHPFAAPTDEEKAHHYLWRFWRKLPPAGKIGIFDRSWYGRVLVERVEGFASEIEWQRAYQEINEFEAQLINRGYVLLKFWIHIDPDEQLKRFQQRQEDPFKQHKITEEDWRNRAKWDDYELAVNQMVERTNTAIAPWTIVPANDKYYARVKVIETLTQAIENKLIS; from the coding sequence ATGTTAGAAAATTTAGACCTCTCCCTCTCCTTAAAAAAAGATGACTATAAGGAGCAGATGAATGATTTAATGTATGAACTGCGATCGCTGCATCAGCAATGTTGGAACAAAAATCTCACTTTGATTATTGTCTTAGAAGGTTGGGCAGCGGCTGGGAAAGGAAAAATGGTGAAAAAACTTGCCACCTGCATGGATCCTCGTGGCTTTATTCTTCATCCTGTTGTTGCCCCTACCCCTTACGAACAACAATATCCTTTCCTATGGCGATTTTGGCAAGGACTGCCAGCAAAAGGGAATGTAGCAACCTTTTATCACAGTTGGTACACCCATGTTTTAGAAGATCGTCTCTTAAACAAAGTACAACCCAAAGCTGTTCCCTCTCGCATACAGGCTATTAACAGCTTTGAACGCCAATTAGCCCAAGATGGGATCGGGATTGCTAAATTTTGGGTTCATCTCTCTCAAGAGGAACTTCAAAAGCGACTAAAAAAATATGCTCAAGATCCCCTTGATTCCTGGCGGGTTAGGCAAGAAGATTGGCAACAACATAAGTATTACGAAGAATACAGTACCCTTGCTGAAGAAATGCTCACTCAAACCAGCACGGGAATTGTTCCTTGGACATTAATTCCTGGGGATAATAAGCGCTGGGCAAGAGTGCAATTATTAAGTCATGTTGCTTCGAGATTACGGGAACTTCTAGAACGTCCATCAAAAAATATTTCTCCTGTTACGAGTTTAGACAATCCTCCTCCAGAAATTGGTGGTTTTAATGCTCTCTCCCAAGTTGATTTAAGTCAAAGTTTATCCAAAAAATCCTATAAAAAACAACTAAAACAACAACAGATTAAACTGCGAAAATTACAGCGCAGTATTTATGAACAAAATGTCCCTGTTTTAGCCATGTTTGAAGGTTGGGATGCTGCCGGGAAAGGAGGCGCAATTAAACGTCTCACAGATGTGTTAGATCCCCGTAGTTATCAAGTACATCCCTTTGCTGCCCCGACTGATGAAGAAAAAGCCCATCATTACCTGTGGCGATTCTGGCGGAAACTTCCTCCAGCAGGAAAAATTGGCATTTTTGATCGCAGTTGGTATGGACGAGTTTTAGTGGAACGAGTAGAAGGGTTTGCCAGTGAGATAGAATGGCAACGCGCCTATCAAGAAATCAATGAATTTGAAGCGCAATTAATTAATCGCGGTTATGTTCTACTTAAATTTTGGATTCATATTGATCCTGATGAACAATTGAAACGGTTTCAACAGCGACAAGAAGATCCATTTAAGCAACATAAAATTACCGAAGAAGACTGGCGTAATCGGGCAAAATGGGATGATTATGAGTTAGCGGTGAATCAAATGGTGGAACGCACCAACACCGCGATCGCGCCCTGGACGATTGTTCCAGCCAATGATAAATACTATGCCCGAGTTAAAGTTATTGAAACCCTGACACAAGCTATTGAAAATAAACTGATTTCTTAA
- a CDS encoding Crp/Fnr family transcriptional regulator, translated as MESGAVSDIFPLLSAAETETLDWLLSVAVEEEFAAEEIILSDQYWGNAVYFIISGWVKARRWYNDTPITLSIQGRGDFFGESAVLDEPPRATEMVTLSETKVMSISAQRFIQTLFQDPQLHHKLLQITVRRLKQTDIRLQLRHYPSTVKLAYTLVYLAENYGKPTEDGMEVLLFPEQDIADIADLDLEQTQKYMTKFQDKGWLEINKYEHTLSINNFRQLSHLAGGNF; from the coding sequence TGCAGCAGAAACCGAAACTTTAGACTGGTTATTATCCGTTGCAGTAGAGGAAGAGTTTGCAGCTGAGGAAATTATTCTCAGTGATCAATATTGGGGAAACGCTGTTTACTTTATTATTTCGGGTTGGGTGAAAGCAAGACGCTGGTATAACGACACACCGATTACTTTATCAATTCAAGGACGAGGGGATTTTTTTGGGGAAAGTGCTGTTTTAGATGAACCCCCACGGGCGACAGAAATGGTTACTTTAAGTGAAACTAAAGTAATGAGTATTTCCGCCCAACGTTTTATCCAAACCCTTTTCCAAGATCCTCAACTTCATCATAAACTTTTACAAATTACAGTTCGTCGCCTCAAACAAACTGATATTCGCTTACAGTTACGTCATTATCCTTCTACAGTGAAGTTAGCTTATACCTTAGTTTATTTAGCCGAGAATTATGGTAAGCCCACTGAAGATGGAATGGAGGTTTTACTTTTTCCTGAACAAGATATTGCTGACATTGCTGATCTAGACTTAGAACAAACCCAAAAATATATGACTAAATTTCAAGATAAAGGTTGGCTAGAAATCAATAAATATGAGCACACTTTATCGATTAACAACTTTCGACAATTAAGTCACTTAGCTGGAGGCAATTTTTAA
- a CDS encoding Uma2 family endonuclease, with amino-acid sequence MISQPLEQKKYTAQEYLDWEVTAQQRHEFINGDIIPMAGGTPNHSKIILNFGSVTNFALKSKNYDVFVSDLRLHIPEKNIYTYPDIMIVEGELELQSGRKDTILNPCLIAEVLSNSTQGYDKDEKFQAYRTIPSFREYILIDQYSPHIEHYRKTNTNQWLFTEYQGLSSILALGIGEITIPLSDIYDKVNFESE; translated from the coding sequence ATGATTAGTCAACCTTTAGAGCAAAAAAAATACACCGCCCAAGAATATCTAGATTGGGAAGTTACTGCCCAACAACGTCATGAATTTATCAATGGAGACATTATCCCGATGGCAGGAGGAACGCCCAATCATAGTAAAATCATTCTTAACTTTGGTTCAGTTACCAACTTTGCCTTAAAAAGCAAAAATTATGATGTCTTTGTTTCTGATCTAAGACTTCATATCCCAGAAAAGAATATCTATACTTACCCCGATATTATGATTGTAGAAGGAGAATTAGAACTACAGTCAGGGCGTAAAGATACGATTCTTAATCCTTGTTTAATTGCAGAAGTTTTATCCAATTCCACTCAGGGTTATGATAAAGACGAAAAATTCCAAGCCTATCGCACCATTCCCAGTTTCCGAGAATATATCTTAATTGATCAGTATTCTCCTCACATTGAACATTATCGCAAAACTAATACCAATCAATGGTTATTTACTGAGTATCAGGGATTAAGTTCAATTCTTGCTTTGGGCATAGGGGAAATTACAATTCCTTTAAGTGATATTTACGACAAAGTCAATTTTGAAAGTGAATAA
- a CDS encoding UPF0182 family membrane protein: MVAKRLNFNANWRWLIPPLIIAILLLVFSGTLVHLTTENWWFSAIGFSEVFWTLLTWRSITWVGTFVIFALFLSLNYWFAMRVTRYSTIRMLDQSNFSFYADRAPKYIAPILIFFISLAAAGTSMTAWDTLLRFLNATEFNQSDPIYGRDLSFYVFELPFYQGLQGWLFGLLLMGLFIAGVVYVIKGSISFARGWQNLIEGEAKAHLCLLLAGLAFLIAFQFWLQRYDLLFSREGVVTGAGFTDVHARLTGLTAMGFMGLGLGVIFIASATRNTLILPLTGIGLYLGVYILLYQVYPSVQQQVTVDPNELAREREYIEHNIDFTRQGYNLSDVGREDFPPQGRLDRADIAANQETIRNIRLWDYRPILSTYRQLQEIRPYYSFLDVDVDRYTIDDNYRQVMLSSRELPRAPQQRWISERLKYTHGFGLVMSPVNQATSEGLPSLIIRDIPPVSNVDLDVEQPRVYYGEATNNYIFTGMVEDEFDYPLGNENAANRYDGAGGVPINSLWRRLLYSYNLGSFRVLISEQFTSESRIHYHRNIRERIHHVAPFLRLDSDPYVSLVDGRLKWIVEGYTISNNYPYSEPVTAITDAGQILGGGSNEILEGGFNYVRNSVKAVVDAYDGSMELVVVDEADPIIQTYEKIFPNLFTSIEDVSPELQSHFRYPLDLFNIQAQMYLEYHMTSPEVFYNQEDLWRFALENYEGSQQLVEPYYTIMRLPGEETEEFVLILPFTPVERDNMIAWMAARSDGENYGKLLLYEFPKQSLTYGPRQIEARIDQNTEISQQLSLWDQQGSRVIRGNLLVIPIEESLLYVEPIYLRADQGELPQLRRVVVSHGDDLVMRESIEEAVTAIFGEESPDPIEEEDPEEEPLDEPLEQPQAEVDISQDLVRRAREVYQEAQEAAQAGNWGEYGEKIEELEGILEDLNQESNND, encoded by the coding sequence ATGGTAGCCAAACGACTCAACTTTAATGCGAACTGGCGTTGGTTAATTCCTCCCCTCATCATAGCGATCCTGCTTTTAGTTTTTTCGGGAACGCTGGTTCACCTCACCACAGAGAATTGGTGGTTTAGCGCGATCGGGTTTTCGGAAGTCTTTTGGACACTTCTCACTTGGCGCAGCATCACTTGGGTGGGAACTTTTGTCATTTTTGCCCTCTTTTTGAGCTTAAATTACTGGTTTGCCATGCGAGTGACTCGTTACTCCACCATTCGGATGCTAGACCAGAGTAACTTTTCATTTTACGCCGATCGCGCTCCTAAATACATTGCCCCTATTCTCATCTTTTTTATCTCCCTTGCCGCTGCCGGAACCAGTATGACGGCTTGGGATACCCTACTCAGGTTTCTCAATGCAACGGAGTTTAATCAAAGTGATCCCATTTACGGAAGAGATCTTAGCTTCTACGTCTTTGAACTTCCCTTTTACCAAGGGCTACAAGGTTGGCTATTTGGGCTTCTCCTAATGGGATTATTCATTGCAGGAGTCGTTTATGTGATCAAAGGAAGCATTAGTTTTGCTCGTGGCTGGCAAAATTTGATCGAGGGAGAGGCAAAAGCCCATCTTTGCTTACTCCTAGCAGGATTAGCTTTTCTCATTGCCTTTCAGTTTTGGCTACAACGTTATGATTTACTCTTTTCTAGAGAAGGAGTGGTAACAGGGGCTGGTTTTACCGATGTTCATGCCCGTTTGACTGGTTTAACAGCGATGGGCTTTATGGGATTAGGCCTTGGGGTAATATTTATCGCCTCAGCAACGAGAAATACCCTAATTCTGCCCTTAACTGGGATTGGCTTATATCTGGGAGTTTATATTCTGCTCTATCAAGTTTATCCCAGTGTGCAACAACAGGTTACCGTTGATCCCAATGAACTGGCTAGAGAAAGAGAATACATTGAGCATAATATAGACTTTACTCGCCAAGGCTACAATTTAAGTGATGTGGGACGCGAGGATTTTCCCCCACAAGGAAGGCTCGATCGCGCTGATATTGCTGCCAATCAAGAAACCATCCGTAATATTCGACTTTGGGATTATCGCCCTATACTCAGCACCTACCGCCAACTTCAAGAAATTCGCCCCTACTATAGTTTTCTTGATGTGGATGTAGATCGCTACACCATTGATGACAACTATCGCCAGGTCATGTTATCGTCACGGGAATTGCCTCGTGCGCCTCAACAGCGTTGGATTAGCGAACGGCTGAAATATACCCATGGTTTCGGGTTAGTGATGAGTCCTGTTAATCAAGCCACCTCAGAAGGGTTACCCTCCTTAATTATCCGTGATATTCCGCCTGTTTCCAATGTTGATTTAGACGTAGAACAACCAAGAGTTTATTATGGCGAAGCGACCAATAATTATATTTTTACGGGGATGGTAGAAGATGAATTTGACTATCCTTTAGGGAATGAAAATGCGGCAAATCGTTATGATGGCGCAGGCGGTGTTCCCATTAATTCCCTTTGGCGACGGTTACTGTATTCTTATAACTTAGGCAGTTTCCGAGTTTTAATTTCTGAGCAATTTACCTCTGAATCTCGCATTCATTATCATCGTAATATTCGAGAGCGGATTCATCATGTGGCCCCATTTTTGCGCCTTGATAGTGATCCCTATGTCAGCTTAGTTGATGGTCGTCTCAAGTGGATTGTTGAAGGTTATACCATTAGCAATAATTATCCCTATTCAGAACCAGTCACTGCCATTACCGACGCTGGACAAATTTTAGGCGGTGGAAGTAACGAAATTTTAGAGGGAGGATTTAATTATGTTCGTAATTCCGTCAAAGCAGTCGTTGATGCTTATGATGGAAGCATGGAATTGGTCGTGGTTGATGAAGCTGATCCGATTATCCAAACTTATGAGAAAATTTTCCCTAATTTATTTACTTCTATAGAAGACGTTTCTCCTGAATTACAGTCTCATTTCCGTTATCCCTTGGACTTATTTAATATCCAAGCCCAGATGTATCTGGAATATCACATGACCAGTCCCGAAGTCTTTTATAATCAGGAAGATTTATGGCGGTTTGCTTTAGAAAATTATGAAGGGAGTCAGCAACTGGTTGAACCCTACTACACGATTATGCGCTTACCTGGGGAAGAAACAGAGGAATTTGTGTTGATTTTACCCTTTACTCCTGTAGAGCGAGATAATATGATTGCTTGGATGGCAGCGCGATCGGACGGGGAAAATTACGGCAAATTATTACTCTATGAATTTCCAAAACAATCGCTAACTTATGGGCCGCGTCAAATTGAAGCCAGAATTGATCAAAATACTGAAATTTCCCAACAATTAAGTCTTTGGGATCAGCAGGGTTCAAGAGTCATTCGTGGCAATTTATTAGTAATTCCCATTGAAGAGTCTCTGCTCTATGTAGAACCAATTTATTTACGAGCCGATCAAGGAGAATTACCGCAATTAAGACGAGTGGTTGTTTCTCATGGGGATGACTTAGTGATGCGAGAGAGTATTGAAGAAGCAGTAACTGCCATTTTTGGGGAAGAATCTCCTGATCCCATTGAGGAAGAAGATCCTGAAGAAGAACCCCTAGATGAGCCTTTAGAACAGCCTCAAGCAGAAGTGGACATTTCTCAAGACTTAGTGAGACGCGCCCGAGAAGTCTATCAAGAAGCGCAAGAGGCAGCTCAAGCAGGTAATTGGGGAGAATATGGCGAAAAAATTGAAGAATTAGAGGGAATTTTAGAAGATTTAAATCAGGAGTCGAATAATGATTAG
- the gshA gene encoding glutamate--cysteine ligase: protein MLLCKGFEVEMYTGRPDGTIIGLSDRIVRDLQGFVREPDSRNVEYTTAPLCCYDRLLCALVRPRVQLRQYLKQQGDYTLIPGSTLSLGGSENFYRSDPQNPYHEYIENTYGTKVVTASIHINIGFEDTEKLMQACRLLRLEAPLYLALSASSPFIDGKATGYHSTRWAVFPQTPSYVPLFEDHDHHIYWVNEQLNQGTMQNVRHLWLSVRPNGDHRPYNLNRLELRICDLIVDPIALLAVTALLEARLTQMLLTPDLDPLQQSQLPAHSRADDLVAISYENEQAVARKSLAAEVRHWQDGRPIIVEDWIQDIYNQVYPIAKAKGFSCFLSPVQKILREGNTAQKWLNQYEKGITPQQILQQGIEITRLQEAELEDKLCQVIAA, encoded by the coding sequence GTGTTACTTTGCAAAGGCTTTGAAGTGGAAATGTACACCGGAAGACCAGACGGAACTATTATTGGTCTTTCGGATCGAATTGTAAGGGATTTACAGGGATTTGTCCGTGAACCTGATAGTCGTAACGTAGAATATACTACAGCCCCCTTATGTTGTTATGATCGCCTATTATGTGCGTTAGTTCGTCCTCGCGTACAACTGCGCCAATACTTAAAACAACAGGGGGATTATACCTTAATTCCTGGCAGTACACTTTCCCTTGGCGGGAGTGAAAACTTTTATCGTTCTGATCCCCAAAATCCCTATCATGAGTATATTGAAAATACTTATGGGACAAAAGTAGTCACGGCCAGTATTCATATTAATATTGGCTTTGAAGACACAGAAAAACTAATGCAGGCGTGTCGCCTCCTCCGTTTAGAAGCTCCCTTATATTTAGCTTTAAGTGCTTCTTCTCCTTTCATTGATGGCAAAGCTACAGGCTATCATTCTACACGCTGGGCAGTTTTCCCCCAAACCCCTTCCTATGTTCCCCTATTTGAAGATCATGATCATCATATTTATTGGGTGAATGAGCAGCTGAATCAAGGGACAATGCAGAATGTGCGTCATCTCTGGTTATCAGTGCGCCCAAATGGGGATCATCGCCCTTATAACTTGAATCGCTTAGAATTACGGATTTGTGACTTAATTGTAGATCCGATCGCGCTGTTAGCAGTTACCGCCCTTTTAGAAGCCCGTCTCACCCAAATGTTGCTAACCCCTGATCTGGATCCCCTTCAGCAAAGTCAGTTACCAGCCCATAGCCGTGCTGATGATCTCGTCGCGATTTCTTACGAAAATGAACAAGCAGTAGCAAGAAAAAGCCTAGCAGCCGAAGTGCGACACTGGCAAGATGGACGACCAATTATTGTAGAAGACTGGATTCAAGATATCTATAATCAGGTGTATCCTATTGCTAAAGCAAAAGGGTTTAGTTGTTTTCTTTCTCCCGTACAGAAAATTTTACGGGAAGGAAATACAGCCCAGAAATGGCTCAACCAGTATGAAAAAGGGATTACTCCCCAGCAAATTCTGCAGCAAGGGATTGAAATTACTCGGCTACAAGAAGCAGAATTAGAAGATAAACTTTGTCAAGTCATAGCTGCCTAA
- a CDS encoding M61 family metallopeptidase: MTEATITRTPVTEKTQPQLSYEVSLPEPQTHLYEVKLNIENWQSNILDIQFPVWTPGSYLVREYARHIQQLTAYNSDNQKPLALEKQSKNHWQVETKNAKNITISYKVYANELTVRTNHLDSTHGYFNGAALFFYIPSLEEQPLTLKIIPPTPEWKITTPLTAVQGEKNTFFAPNFDTLVDSPFEIGTHDLYDFQVLGKSHQLAIWGRGNASAETIIEDIKKIVATEADIYKELPYDHYIFLLHQAASGFGGLEHKNCCSLIYPRFGFRASDKYNRFMQLVAHEFFHLWNVKRIRPQALENFDYSQENYTTALWFAEGTTSYYDALIPMRAGIYDARTCLDNLGKDISRFLTTPGRKVQPLAESSFDAWIKLYRRDANSDNNQISYYLKGELVSLLLDLLIRTKHNNQRSMDDVMRSLWEKFGKPEIGYTEAQLKSVLEAVAETDLTDFLNTYLHTTTELPLADYLQPFGLQITPTKDTTPYLGMRVAQENGATMIKFVDAESPAGIMGIDAGDELLAIDGIRVNADQLSDRLKDYQGGDTITVTIFHQDELLTCTVTLASPQPKEYQITSIEEPSKEQKELLFGWLGVATV, translated from the coding sequence ATGACTGAAGCAACTATTACCCGCACCCCTGTAACTGAAAAAACACAACCACAATTATCCTACGAAGTTTCCTTACCAGAACCGCAAACTCATCTATATGAAGTTAAATTAAATATTGAAAACTGGCAAAGTAACATCCTTGATATCCAATTCCCAGTTTGGACACCTGGTTCTTATTTAGTTCGAGAATATGCTCGCCATATTCAACAATTAACAGCTTATAATTCTGATAACCAAAAGCCTCTTGCTCTGGAGAAACAAAGTAAAAATCATTGGCAAGTTGAAACTAAGAATGCAAAAAATATTACCATCAGTTATAAAGTTTACGCCAATGAATTAACCGTCAGAACAAATCATTTAGATTCTACTCACGGCTATTTTAATGGAGCGGCCCTTTTCTTTTATATTCCGAGCTTAGAAGAGCAACCTCTAACTCTTAAAATTATTCCCCCTACTCCAGAGTGGAAAATTACTACCCCTTTAACAGCAGTCCAAGGAGAAAAAAATACCTTTTTTGCCCCGAATTTTGACACGTTAGTCGATAGCCCCTTTGAAATAGGCACTCATGATCTTTATGATTTTCAAGTGCTAGGAAAGTCGCATCAATTAGCAATTTGGGGAAGAGGAAACGCAAGCGCTGAAACAATTATTGAAGATATCAAGAAAATTGTTGCCACCGAAGCCGATATTTATAAAGAACTGCCCTACGATCACTACATCTTTTTATTGCATCAAGCCGCCAGTGGCTTCGGAGGATTAGAGCATAAAAATTGCTGTTCCTTAATTTATCCTCGATTTGGATTTCGTGCTTCCGATAAATATAATCGCTTCATGCAACTGGTTGCCCATGAATTTTTCCATCTTTGGAATGTGAAACGGATTCGCCCGCAAGCCTTAGAAAACTTTGATTATAGCCAAGAAAATTATACCACTGCCCTTTGGTTTGCAGAAGGAACGACTAGTTATTATGATGCATTAATTCCAATGCGTGCAGGAATTTATGATGCCAGAACTTGTCTTGATAATTTAGGGAAAGATATTTCTCGATTTTTAACCACTCCAGGGCGAAAAGTACAACCCTTAGCGGAATCCAGTTTTGATGCTTGGATTAAATTATATCGTCGCGATGCCAATAGTGATAATAACCAAATTTCTTATTACCTAAAAGGGGAATTAGTCTCGCTCTTACTTGACTTATTAATTCGCACTAAACATAATAATCAGCGTTCCATGGATGATGTGATGCGATCGCTGTGGGAAAAATTTGGCAAACCTGAAATTGGCTATACCGAAGCCCAATTAAAATCAGTTTTAGAAGCCGTTGCTGAAACCGACTTAACCGACTTTCTCAATACTTATCTCCATACCACTACCGAACTGCCCTTAGCCGACTATTTACAACCCTTTGGCTTACAAATTACACCCACCAAGGATACTACCCCTTACTTAGGAATGAGAGTGGCGCAGGAAAATGGCGCAACCATGATTAAATTTGTAGATGCGGAATCTCCTGCCGGTATTATGGGGATTGATGCAGGAGATGAATTATTAGCCATTGATGGAATTCGGGTTAATGCCGATCAACTCAGCGATCGCTTAAAAGACTATCAAGGAGGAGACACAATTACTGTTACCATTTTTCATCAAGATGAGCTACTTACCTGTACTGTTACTCTTGCCTCGCCACAACCTAAGGAGTATCAAATCACTAGTATTGAAGAACCCTCCAAAGAACAAAAAGAACTTCTATTTGGTTGGTTAGGAGTCGCTACCGTTTAA